Within the Pelotomaculum isophthalicicum JI genome, the region AATACATGAGGTAATAAATGGGGTTCAGCATGCCCAGCTTGAGGGGCGCCTGCTCCTGTTTTCTGATGTTGTTATGCGCAAACGCGTCCGCGCCGTTGCCAATCTTGAGGGCCGCCCAATAAGTGCCATCGGCCAGAATATCGCCGATACCTTCCCGCCGGACGATTCTGTCCAGCAGCCAGTAAAATCTCTCCGCGTTGCCTTCCGGGCATCCTTCAAAGTCCTTTTCAGTCAAAATGCCGGCTTCCAGAAGCTCAACGGCGAAAGCCATAACCTGCGGGCCCGAGAATCCGTCGATGCCATACTCCGTGGCGCGCTGGGCGATTCTAAAGCCAAACTCCAGGTCGTCCACATAGGCCCCCATCGCATAAGTAAGCTTGGTGAAGCATTTCATCATGTATCTTGAGACTCCCGGGACGGAAATCAACGCGCCGCATTTCAGCGGACAGTTATAGCAGCTGATTAAGCGCGTCCGCACACCTAATTGGGTCTTAGTCCACTGTTCTTCAATTTCCGGGGTCCAGAAGCCTTTCCTGCGTTGGCGGGCGTTTCCCCACATGAAATTCTCGGTGTGCCACCTCTCGTCGCATTCCAGCATCTCCTGCGGCGACCCGAGAATGGCCACGATGGGTATCATTCCGGGAACCGGGTTGGCTTGCCGCCACATGGCATATTCCAGCGCCCACTCGCTAAGCTTAACGAGTTCCTCAGGCTTGTAAATGTTGATGTCCTTTGTTCCGCGGACAGCTATCGCCTTTAACCCTTTGTCTCCCATGACGGCGCCCAGCCCTTGCCGGCTGGCGCTGGACCTGCCTTGTTCAATGGAAGCGAAAAAGACCCGGTTTTCACCGGCCAGGCCGATGGCGGCCACGTGGGCTCTCGGCTCGTTCAATTCCTTTTTAATCAGTTCTTGGGTTTCAACAGCGCCTTTTCCTGCCAAATGAGACGCGTCGCGTATTTCTACTTTGTCATTGTTAATCCACAAATAAACCAGCTTGGGGGACTTGCCGCGGATGATCACTTTGTCATAACCGGCATACTTCAATTCAGGCGCAAAAAATCCCCCCATCATTGAATACGCCACATACTGCGTCTGGGGAGAAATCGTGGTGATCATGGTGCGGTTAGCGCCGGGAGCAGGTGTGCCGCATAAAAGACCGGTGCTGAATATAAGCAGGTTGTCAGGAGAAAACGGTTCGGTTTCAGGGGGAACCCTGTCCCACATTATCTTCATGTTGGTGCCTAGTCCCCCGATATGTTGTTCGGTCCATTTCGGGTCGGTTTCTACCTTCTCGATGTTTCCTGTTGATAAATCAACTTCTAAATTAAACCCTGTCTCTGCGTACCTCATTTTCAATCCCCTCTGTCTATCTTTTTAGGCCATAAGGGTACCTCCGCTCCGCAGCCATGGCCTTTAGCCGCGCAGGTTGTTCATGTTTGTCGCGCCTTTGACGGTCCACCGTTGTGGGTTTAAATAGTTGTGAGCTTAAATATTATTATAATTTAAAAAATAATTAATAAAATAACTAGAAAGGATGAAAAAAGCCAACGGTGAACTAACCTCGGGTTAATTCTTAAGGATTAGATGCCGGCAACAAATCGAAACCGATCAAATTCTTCACAAGCCTCACAACCCAATTCTCGTCTTTGCAGGGTAACGAGCCGCATGTTCACTACCAGACTAGTGATTGATACTAAGGCGCATTATTTGTTGTATTTTATACTCACCTCCATTTTAGTAAATACAAAATCAACTAACTAAATGTTGGTGACGTAATGCTACTTTCGCCCCGCTATCACTCCTTAAAATAGCGCTAAAAGCATGTCCAACAATGAGGTTTATAGGACCTCCGATTGTAATTATACTAATTTATTAATTATTATACAATATTTTTTCCCCCAGTAAAAATTTCATCTCCCAACTCAAAATCACCTCTAATGTAATCCAAAGGATACTTATCCACAAATAATGGAAAGCATAACGATGTCAATGATTTTTTTGGGTTTTATATAATTATATCTAATTATTTTGAAGCTGTTTCTTCCTCCCGAACAAAAATAAGCCGCAGCCTTCGCGAGGACGAAAGCTGCGGCTTTCCGCGGTACCACCCCGATTGGTTACATAGAAGCATATTCTCGGGTTCATTGACTATTGACTATTGACTACTGACTACTTATTTATCATCCTTGGCGGCGCGTTTTTCCTCTAAAGCAGCCTTTAACATTTCGCCTATATTTTGCGTGATAGAACCCTGATCGCTGTAGCGGGCAATTAATTTTTGATTGATTCTGCCGGCATTTTTCGAACTTTTAAAAACCCCAAAGTCATCTTGTTTTTCCGGCTGCCGGTATCCGCAAGCCCGGTCCGGACAAACCAGCATCTTTCCCCTTTTGCCGTTTACCAGCAACAAATACTTGCCGCAAAGAGGAC harbors:
- a CDS encoding aldehyde ferredoxin oxidoreductase N-terminal domain-containing protein; its protein translation is MRYAETGFNLEVDLSTGNIEKVETDPKWTEQHIGGLGTNMKIMWDRVPPETEPFSPDNLLIFSTGLLCGTPAPGANRTMITTISPQTQYVAYSMMGGFFAPELKYAGYDKVIIRGKSPKLVYLWINNDKVEIRDASHLAGKGAVETQELIKKELNEPRAHVAAIGLAGENRVFFASIEQGRSSASRQGLGAVMGDKGLKAIAVRGTKDINIYKPEELVKLSEWALEYAMWRQANPVPGMIPIVAILGSPQEMLECDERWHTENFMWGNARQRRKGFWTPEIEEQWTKTQLGVRTRLISCYNCPLKCGALISVPGVSRYMMKCFTKLTYAMGAYVDDLEFGFRIAQRATEYGIDGFSGPQVMAFAVELLEAGILTEKDFEGCPEGNAERFYWLLDRIVRREGIGDILADGTYWAALKIGNGADAFAHNNIRKQEQAPLKLGMLNPIYYLMY